One Longimicrobium sp. DNA window includes the following coding sequences:
- a CDS encoding transposase, which yields MAEKRRQYTREFKVEAVRLATSGEKKPAQVARELGVRP from the coding sequence ATGGCTGAGAAGCGAAGGCAGTACACGCGCGAGTTCAAGGTGGAGGCGGTGCGGCTGGCGACGAGCGGAGAGAAGAAGCCGGCACAGGTAGCACGCGAGTTGGGGGTCCGACCTGA